The Vibrio orientalis CIP 102891 = ATCC 33934 genomic sequence CGGTCAAGAGATCGTTGAAGAGCTAGGCGCATACGCTGGTGTACCAGTATGGAACGGTCTAACAGACGAATTCCACCCAACTCAAATCCTAGCTGACTTCCTAACGATGATGGAACACGGCCGTGGTAAACAACTGCACGAAATGAAGTTTGCTTACCTAGGTGATGCACGCAACAACATGGGTAACTCACTCATGGTTGGCGCAGCGAAAATGGGCATGGACATCCGTCTAGTCGCTCCAAAAGCATTCTGGCCAGAAGAAGAGCTAGTGGCAACTTGCCGTGAAATCGCACAAGAGACTGGCGCGAAAATCACAATGACTGAAGACGTTCAAGAAGGCGTTCAAGGCTGTGATTACCTATACACTGACGTTTGGGTATCGATGGGTGAAGCGAAAGAAGCTTGGGCTGAGCGTATTAACCTAATGATGCCTTACCAAGTAAACATGGAAATGCTTAAAGCAACAGGCAACCCACATGTGAAATTCATGCACTGTCTACCAGCGTTCCACGGTGAAGATACCACTGTTGGTAAAGAGCTAGCAGCAGAATACCCACAACTGAAAGATGGTGTGGAAGTAACAGATGAAGTGGTTGAGTCTAAGCACTCTATCGTCTTCGATGAAGCTGAAAACCGCATGCACACAATCAAAGCGGTAATGGTTGCGACACTAGGTGATTAATCACCACTAGTCGCAGCTAATACTCAAAATAGTTGGAGCTGTAGCAAGGCAACAAATGAATGAGTCTTCCTGAGTTTAGTCCGCTAAATGATTGGCTGGGCCGGCACTCCGGGCGAATGAATGCAGTTAACGCCGCTACAGTTTCAAATATGAAGAGTATTTCTGCAGGGAAATGCGGGTGGCATGATGACTCTTCTCGATTATGTCTGAATAAAGCCCGCATTTTTTTTCATTGAGCATTAGAGAATTTTCTAACAAATACGCCCTCAAGCAAGATCTATCAAAGGTAGATTAAAAGTTTCGAAAAGATGCGAAATTCGCATAAAAATCCAATTTCTGGATACTTTTCGCAAACGCTTGCGTGGCGTTTTTTTGTGCGTATAATCCTCCGCAATTTGTCTAAGGAGAGTTAAAAATGACACAGTCACCGACAACCTTTCGTTGTTACCAAACGCGCCCAGAGTCGGGATCGTTTTCTGTTTCATTCTCTCTATTGATTCTATTTTAAAGCCTCCTATTTCAGGGGGCTTTTTTTTGTCTGTAAATCACGACTAGGAAACATTGCTATGGCGCATTCGTTATTTAATAAGCACATCATCTCCATCCCTGAGCTCAGCCGTGAAGAGCTAGAGCTTATCGTTGATACGGCGGCAAGATTAAAAGCTGAACCCAATCCAGAACTGTTGAAGAACAAAGTCGTGGCAAGCTGCTTCTTTGAGCCGTCGACTCGTACTCGTCTTTCATTTGAAACGGCTGTCGAGCGTTTAGGTGGCAGCGTGATTGGCTTTGATAATGGTGGTAACACATCACTGGCGAAAAAAGGCGAAACATTGGCTGACTCGGTCCAGGTTATCGCTTCGTATGTTGATGCGTTCGTTATGCGTCACCCACAAGAAGGCGCAGCACGTCTGGCGTCTGAATTCTCTAAAGGAGTGCCAATCATCAACGGTGGTGACGGCGCTAACCAGCACCCGACGCAGACACTACTCGACCTATTCTCTATTCATGAAACTCAAGGCACGTTAGACAACCTCAACGTAGCATTTGTTGGCGACTTAAAATATGGCCGTACTGTTCACT encodes the following:
- a CDS encoding ornithine carbamoyltransferase, encoding MAFNLRNRNFLKLLDFTPREIQHFLDLSAELKKAKYNGYEQPRLKGKNIALIFEKTSTRTRCAFEVAAFDQGAQVSYLGPSGSQIGHKESMKDTARVLGRMYDGIEYRGFGQEIVEELGAYAGVPVWNGLTDEFHPTQILADFLTMMEHGRGKQLHEMKFAYLGDARNNMGNSLMVGAAKMGMDIRLVAPKAFWPEEELVATCREIAQETGAKITMTEDVQEGVQGCDYLYTDVWVSMGEAKEAWAERINLMMPYQVNMEMLKATGNPHVKFMHCLPAFHGEDTTVGKELAAEYPQLKDGVEVTDEVVESKHSIVFDEAENRMHTIKAVMVATLGD
- the pyrB gene encoding aspartate carbamoyltransferase; translated protein: MAHSLFNKHIISIPELSREELELIVDTAARLKAEPNPELLKNKVVASCFFEPSTRTRLSFETAVERLGGSVIGFDNGGNTSLAKKGETLADSVQVIASYVDAFVMRHPQEGAARLASEFSKGVPIINGGDGANQHPTQTLLDLFSIHETQGTLDNLNVAFVGDLKYGRTVHSLTQALAKFNNVRFFFIAPDALAMPDYICEELEESGIQYSTHSNIEEVVPELDVLYMTRVQKERFDESEYAHMKSAFILTAATLEGARDNLKVLHPLPRVDEITVDVDKTKHAYYFEQAENGVYAREALLALVLNQTI